From Lewinellaceae bacterium:
TCATTCCCACCGGCTGGCTGTTGTTCTATTCCATTTTCGACCAGTACAACGACATTTATCGCCTCTCCCGCCTGGCTACCCTCACCCGGACGTTCTTCCTCAGCTTCTTCGGGGTGCTCTTCCTGTTTTTCACCCTCATACTGGATGACGTCGTCACCAACTACACCACCTATTACAACTCTTTCGTTACCCTTTTTGCCCTCCACTTTACCCTCACGTCAACCGTGCGCATGGTACTGCTCACCCAGGCCAGCCGGCGGCTGAAGGCGGGGCAGATCACCTACAACACCCTGCTCATCGGCGGCAACCAGAACGCCCTGGAATTGTACCAGGAAATCTCCGGCCGGGAAAAGGGGCTGGGATACAAATTTATCGGCTTTGTGGAAGTCAACGGGCAGGAAAAAAGCGAACTGGCCGAGCACCTTCCCGCCCTGGGCCCGCTGGAAGAACTGGAGCCCGTCATTCGGGAATACAATATTGAAGAGGCCATCATAGCCATAGAAACCTCAGAGCACAACCGCCTCCGCGAAATCTTGAATGTCCTCTTCGATTTCGAAGAGGTGCTCGTCAAGATCATACCGGACATGTACGACATCATGCTCGGCACCGTGAAGATGAACCACGTCTTCGGCGCGGTGCTCATCGAAATAGAACAGGGGCTGATGCCCAAATGGCAACGCCTGGTCAAACGCCTCATAGACGTAACCGTAGCGGCGCTCCTGCTTTTTGCCTTATCGCCTTTGTATTTGTACATTGCTATTCGCGTTCGCCTGTCCTCGCCGGGGCCCATTTTATTCCGGCAGCAGCGCATCGGTTTGAACAACAAGCCCTTTACCATCTACAAATTCCGGTCGATGTTTACCGACGCCGAGAAAAATGGGCCCCAATTGTCGCACGACAACGACAACCGCTGCACGCCCTGGGGCGGCGTCATGCGCAAATGGCGGCTGGACGAACTGCCTCAGTTCTGGAACGTCCTCAGAGGAGACATGTCGCTCGTGGGCCCGCGCCCCGAGCGCAGGCATTACATAGAACAGATCATGAAGCTGGCCCCTCATTACAAACACCTCCTGAAGGTACGCCCCGGCATTACCTCCTGGGGGCAGGTCAAATACGGCTACGCTTCCAACATCGAGCAGATGCTGCAACGCCTGAAGTTCGATATACTGTACATCGAGAATATGTCCCTTGCTCTGGACTTCAAAATCCTGTTTTACACGGTGCTGGTTTTGTTGCAGGGGAAGGGGAAGTGAGGGGGAATTATACACTGATACATTGACACACTGATACACTGACACACTGATACACTGATACACTGATACACTGATACACTGATACACTGACACACTGGCACACTGATACACTGATACACTGCTCTCCAAAACACAACCATGCAACCTCCACCCCCCAATTCCCGTTTCTAAGAAGAAAATTCAAAAAGCGGCTTTAAATATGACAGCAACAGAAACAGAGCGGCCATTCGAGCGCGTTCCCGGCGACCCGATCGAGGCACAGATTTTCACGCTCAGCAACGGCATGAAGCTCTACATGAGCGTCAACCCCAGAGAACCGCGCATTTATACCAATATAGTCGTGCGGGCCGGTTCGAAGCAAGACCCGCCGGACACCACCGGCCTGGCCCACTACATGGAGCACATGCTTTTCAAGGGCACCAGCCGGATCGGGGCCCTGGATTGGGAACGGGAAGCTCCTTACCTGGAGAAAATATCCGAGCTGTTCGAGCGCCACCGCCAGGCCGGCTCCTCCGAAGAACGGGCGCGAATTTACCGGGAGATCGACCGCTTGTCGGTTGAGGCCGCAGCGCTGGTGGCCCCCAACGAATACGACCGGCTGGCCAGCGCTATCGGCGCCCGCCACACCAATGCCTACACCTGGGTAGAACAGACGGTGTACGTCAACGACATCCCATCCAACGAGTTGCAGCGATGGATGCAACTGGAGTCGGAGCGCTTCCGCATGATGGCCCTCCGGCTTTTCCACACCGAACTGGAGACCGTTTACGAAGAATTCAACATCGGGCAGGATCAGGATATGCGCAAGGCCAACAAGGCCATCCGGGAGGCGCTCTTTCCCCGCCATCCCTACGGCGCCCAGACCACCATTGGGTCGGCCGAGCATTTGAAGAACCCCTCCCAGGCGAAAATACAGGAGTTTTTCCGCACCTATTACGTGCCCAACAACATGGCCGTCGTGCTCTCCGGAGACTTCGACCCCGAAGCTGCCGCCCGGCTGGCCGAGCGGTACTTCGGCTCCTACCGCCCTGCCCCGGTGCCCCCTTTTGAATACCCGGAACAGCCTCCGATAGAAAGCCCTGTCCGCA
This genomic window contains:
- a CDS encoding sugar transferase; translation: MTRRRRRHTLLYSVADFITAMLSWACFFLYRKNLEGAALDWSILYDANFWYGVVVIPTGWLLFYSIFDQYNDIYRLSRLATLTRTFFLSFFGVLFLFFTLILDDVVTNYTTYYNSFVTLFALHFTLTSTVRMVLLTQASRRLKAGQITYNTLLIGGNQNALELYQEISGREKGLGYKFIGFVEVNGQEKSELAEHLPALGPLEELEPVIREYNIEEAIIAIETSEHNRLREILNVLFDFEEVLVKIIPDMYDIMLGTVKMNHVFGAVLIEIEQGLMPKWQRLVKRLIDVTVAALLLFALSPLYLYIAIRVRLSSPGPILFRQQRIGLNNKPFTIYKFRSMFTDAEKNGPQLSHDNDNRCTPWGGVMRKWRLDELPQFWNVLRGDMSLVGPRPERRHYIEQIMKLAPHYKHLLKVRPGITSWGQVKYGYASNIEQMLQRLKFDILYIENMSLALDFKILFYTVLVLLQGKGK